A genomic window from Streptomyces mirabilis includes:
- a CDS encoding universal stress protein gives MELPLVVGVDGSEPSLRAVDWATDEAALRGVPLRLVYASLWERYEGAALAEGVGRPSEQVMADDVVEAAARRAHGRAPEVKVTTDVLPDDAASVLLNEAHTATALVVGSRGRSGLAELLLGSVSVTVAGRAACPVIVLRGNQDNQARAGTHRRVVLGVGEGPHAAEVTRFAFEEAETRKAALDAVRAWRCPTYESTDHPLLAGEPARLHEQRAAEILDSALSKAAAEHPAVALRRRTAEGSARRILLDASDDADLLVVGVRRHHGLAGLQLGRVAHTLLHHSACPVAVVPQRG, from the coding sequence GTGGAGCTGCCCCTGGTCGTGGGCGTCGACGGCTCGGAGCCCAGCCTGCGCGCCGTGGACTGGGCGACGGACGAGGCCGCCCTGCGCGGCGTACCGCTGCGCCTGGTGTACGCCTCGCTGTGGGAGCGCTACGAGGGCGCCGCGCTCGCCGAGGGCGTCGGCAGGCCCTCGGAGCAGGTGATGGCCGACGACGTCGTCGAGGCCGCCGCGCGACGGGCCCACGGCCGGGCCCCCGAGGTGAAGGTCACCACTGACGTCCTGCCCGACGACGCGGCGAGCGTGCTGCTGAACGAGGCGCACACCGCCACCGCGCTGGTCGTCGGGTCGCGCGGCCGCAGCGGCCTCGCCGAACTCCTGCTCGGCTCGGTCAGCGTCACGGTCGCCGGCCGCGCCGCGTGCCCGGTGATCGTGCTGCGTGGCAACCAGGACAACCAGGCAAGGGCCGGGACGCACCGGCGCGTGGTCCTCGGAGTCGGGGAGGGCCCGCACGCCGCGGAGGTCACACGGTTCGCCTTCGAGGAGGCCGAGACCCGCAAGGCCGCCCTGGACGCCGTACGGGCCTGGCGTTGCCCGACGTACGAGAGCACCGACCACCCCCTGCTCGCGGGCGAACCGGCCCGCTTGCACGAGCAGCGGGCGGCGGAGATCCTGGACTCGGCCCTGAGCAAGGCCGCGGCCGAGCATCCCGCTGTGGCCCTGCGCCGCAGAACCGCCGAGGGCAGCGCCCGCCGGATCCTGCTGGACGCCTCGGACGACGCCGACCTGCTGGTCGTCGGAGTCCGGCGCCACCACGGACTCGCCGGACTCCAGCTCGGCCGGGTCGCCCACACGCTCCTGCACCACTCCGCCTGCCCGGTCGCCGTCGTGCCGCAACGGGGATGA
- the ppk2 gene encoding polyphosphate kinase 2 — MAGEKTAKVPIAVYERELLRLQTELVKLQEWVRTEGARLVVIFEGRDAAGKGSTIKRVSELLNPRVARTVALPKPTERQRTQWYFQRYVEHLPAAGEIVLFDRSWYNRAGVEQVMGFCTKEEHQLFLRQCPIFERMLVEEGILLRKYWFSVSDAEQQRRFRRRLKDPTRRWKLSPIDLESITRWEAYSRAKDEMLVHTDVSEAPWYIVESDDKRRARLNMIAHLLGSVPYHEVKPPVLKLPPRPPSTGYVRPPRDLQTYVPDHAATL, encoded by the coding sequence ATGGCCGGCGAGAAGACGGCGAAGGTGCCGATTGCGGTGTACGAGCGGGAGCTGCTGCGCCTGCAGACGGAGCTGGTGAAGCTTCAGGAGTGGGTGCGTACCGAGGGCGCCCGCCTCGTGGTGATCTTCGAGGGCCGGGACGCGGCGGGCAAGGGCAGCACGATCAAACGGGTGTCGGAGCTCCTCAACCCGCGCGTCGCACGGACCGTGGCACTGCCCAAGCCGACCGAGCGCCAGCGCACCCAGTGGTACTTCCAGCGGTACGTCGAGCATCTGCCCGCCGCCGGGGAGATCGTGCTGTTCGACCGGAGCTGGTACAACCGCGCCGGCGTCGAGCAGGTGATGGGCTTCTGCACGAAGGAGGAGCACCAGCTCTTTCTTCGCCAGTGCCCGATCTTCGAGCGAATGCTCGTCGAGGAGGGGATCCTGCTGCGCAAGTACTGGTTCTCGGTGAGCGACGCGGAGCAGCAGAGGCGGTTCCGGCGCCGGCTGAAGGATCCGACGCGGCGCTGGAAGCTGTCGCCGATCGACCTGGAGTCGATCACCCGCTGGGAGGCGTACTCCCGGGCCAAGGACGAGATGCTGGTGCACACGGACGTCTCGGAGGCGCCGTGGTACATCGTGGAGAGCGACGACAAGCGCCGGGCCCGCCTGAACATGATCGCCCACCTGCTGGGCTCCGTTCCGTACCACGAGGTGAAGCCACCGGTTCTCAAACTGCCGCCCCGGCCGCCGTCGACGGGCTATGTGCGCCCGCCGCGCGATCTGCAGACGTACGTCCCCGACCACGCGGCGACCCTCTGA
- a CDS encoding phosphoketolase family protein: MPKAEQLKVEHQDSTVLTDEELRTLDAHWRAANYLAVGQIYLLANPLLTEPLTSAHIKPRLLGHWGTSPGLNLVHTHLNRVIKARGLDALCVWGPGHGGPAVLANSWLEGTYSETYPNVSRDAAGMERLFRQFSFPGGVPSHVAPETPGSIHEGGELGYSLAHAYGAAFDNPDLLVACVIGDGEAETGPLAASWHSNKFLDPVHDGAVLPILHLNGYKIANPTVLSRIPEAELDELLRGYGHDPIHVAGDDPHEVHRAMADAFDRALDSIALMQRTAREDGVPERVRWPVIVLRTPKGWTGPAEVDGVPVEGTWRAHQVPLAAVRENPEHLRQLEAWLRSYRPEELFDAEGRPVADVLACVPDGSKRLGATPHANGGLLVRDLPIPSLDRYAVPVDKPGATLHEPTRVLGDLLEQVMKDTSHRRDFRLVGPDETASNRLGAVFGATGKAWQAQTLQVDEHLDRHGRVMEILSEHTCQGWLEGYTLTGRHGLFSCYEAFVHIVDSMVNQHIKWLKTSRELAWRAPIASLNYLLTSHVWRQDHNGFSHQDPGFVDHVLNKSPEVVRVYLPPDANTLLSVADHVLRSRDYVNVVVAGKQPCFDWLSMDQARAHCARGAGIWEWAGSVNGDREPDVVLACAGDVPTQEILAASDLLRRHLPELAVRVVNVVDMTRLLPRDEHPHGMADFEYDGLFTTDKPVIFAYHGYPWLVHRLAYRRTGHANLHVRGYKEMGTTTTPFDMVVRNDLDRYRLVMDVIDRVPGLGVRAAAVRQQMADARTRHHAWIREHGTDLPEVADWTWTG, translated from the coding sequence ATGCCCAAGGCCGAACAGCTCAAGGTCGAACACCAGGACAGCACCGTACTGACCGACGAGGAACTGCGCACCCTGGACGCCCACTGGCGAGCCGCCAACTACCTTGCCGTGGGCCAGATCTACCTGCTCGCGAACCCGCTGCTGACCGAACCCCTGACCTCCGCGCACATCAAGCCGCGGCTGCTCGGCCACTGGGGCACCTCACCGGGCCTCAACCTGGTGCACACGCACCTCAACCGGGTGATCAAGGCCCGTGGTCTGGACGCGTTGTGTGTGTGGGGGCCCGGACACGGCGGGCCCGCGGTCCTCGCCAACTCCTGGCTGGAGGGGACCTACAGCGAGACGTATCCGAACGTCTCGCGGGACGCGGCCGGGATGGAGCGGCTGTTCCGGCAGTTCTCGTTCCCCGGCGGGGTGCCCAGCCATGTCGCGCCCGAGACCCCGGGCTCGATCCACGAGGGCGGTGAGCTCGGCTACTCGCTGGCGCACGCCTACGGGGCCGCGTTCGACAACCCGGACCTGCTGGTCGCCTGTGTCATCGGTGACGGCGAGGCGGAGACGGGGCCGCTGGCCGCGTCCTGGCACTCCAACAAGTTCCTCGACCCGGTCCACGACGGCGCCGTGCTGCCGATCCTGCACCTCAACGGCTACAAGATCGCCAACCCGACGGTCCTGTCCCGGATCCCGGAGGCCGAACTCGACGAACTGCTGCGCGGCTACGGCCACGACCCGATCCACGTCGCCGGCGACGACCCGCACGAGGTCCACCGCGCGATGGCGGACGCGTTCGACCGGGCCCTGGACAGCATCGCGCTGATGCAGCGCACCGCCCGCGAGGACGGCGTGCCCGAGCGGGTGCGCTGGCCCGTGATCGTGCTGCGCACCCCGAAGGGCTGGACGGGACCGGCGGAGGTCGACGGCGTGCCCGTCGAGGGCACCTGGCGCGCCCACCAGGTACCGCTGGCCGCGGTCCGCGAAAACCCGGAACACCTGCGGCAGTTGGAGGCCTGGCTGCGCTCGTACCGTCCCGAGGAACTCTTCGACGCCGAGGGGCGCCCCGTCGCCGACGTCCTCGCCTGCGTACCCGACGGCTCGAAGCGGCTCGGTGCCACCCCGCACGCCAACGGTGGTCTGCTCGTCCGTGATCTGCCCATCCCGTCCCTCGACCGCTACGCCGTTCCCGTCGACAAACCGGGCGCCACCCTGCACGAGCCCACCCGGGTACTCGGCGACCTCCTGGAACAGGTCATGAAGGACACCTCCCACCGCCGGGACTTCCGCCTGGTGGGCCCCGACGAGACCGCCTCCAACCGGCTGGGAGCCGTCTTCGGCGCCACCGGCAAGGCCTGGCAGGCGCAGACCCTCCAGGTGGACGAGCACCTGGACCGGCACGGCCGCGTCATGGAGATCCTCTCCGAACACACCTGCCAGGGCTGGCTGGAGGGCTACACGCTGACCGGCCGGCATGGATTGTTCTCCTGCTACGAGGCGTTCGTGCACATCGTCGACTCGATGGTCAACCAGCACATCAAGTGGCTCAAGACGTCGAGGGAACTGGCGTGGCGTGCCCCGATCGCGTCCCTCAACTACCTGCTCACCTCGCACGTCTGGCGTCAGGACCACAACGGCTTCTCGCACCAGGACCCCGGCTTCGTCGACCACGTCCTCAACAAGAGCCCCGAGGTCGTACGGGTCTATCTGCCGCCGGACGCCAATACCCTTCTCTCGGTGGCGGACCACGTCCTGCGCAGCCGCGACTACGTCAACGTCGTCGTCGCGGGCAAGCAGCCCTGCTTCGACTGGCTCTCCATGGACCAGGCCCGCGCCCACTGCGCCCGTGGGGCCGGGATCTGGGAGTGGGCGGGCTCGGTGAACGGAGACCGTGAACCGGACGTCGTCCTCGCCTGCGCGGGTGACGTGCCCACCCAGGAGATCCTGGCCGCCTCCGACCTGCTCCGCCGCCATCTGCCGGAGCTCGCCGTCCGCGTCGTCAACGTCGTCGACATGACCCGGCTGCTGCCCCGCGACGAACACCCGCACGGAATGGCCGACTTCGAGTACGACGGCCTTTTCACCACCGACAAGCCGGTGATCTTCGCCTACCACGGCTATCCCTGGCTGGTCCACCGGCTCGCCTACCGCCGCACCGGCCACGCCAACCTGCACGTACGCGGCTACAAGGAGATGGGCACCACCACGACTCCGTTCGACATGGTCGTCCGCAACGACCTCGATCGCTACCGCCTGGTCATGGACGTGATCGACCGTGTCCCGGGCCTCGGCGTCCGCGCCGCCGCCGTCCGCCAGCAGATGGCCGACGCCCGCACCCGCCACCACGCCTGGATCCGCGAACACGGCACCGACCTGCCCGAGGTCGCCGACTGGACCTGGACCGGCTGA
- the gap gene encoding type I glyceraldehyde-3-phosphate dehydrogenase — translation MTVRVGINGFGRIGRTYLRAALDRAEAGTQDVEVVAVNDIAPPATLAHLLEYDSTFGHIGREVSHDDSSITVDGRRIAVSAERDPAVLHWSDYGAGIVVESTGRFRDRDAAALHLKGGAHTVLLSAPGKNADATIVMGVNDDTYDPHNDRIVSAASCTTNCVAPMVKVLHEAFGIDRGVMTTIHGYTNDQSLLDGPHKDLRRARSAALSIIPTSTGAARAVGLVLPELAGALDGIAVRVPVEDGSLTDLAVVLRTAATAEEINTAFAEAADGPLNGILRVSKAPIVSRDVVGDPASCVFDPALTQANGTLVKVFGWYDNEWGYTNRLLDLTALVADAR, via the coding sequence ATGACCGTACGCGTCGGCATCAACGGCTTCGGCCGCATCGGCCGCACGTATCTGCGCGCGGCACTCGACCGTGCCGAGGCGGGCACCCAGGACGTCGAGGTGGTCGCCGTCAACGACATCGCGCCGCCCGCCACCCTGGCTCATCTGCTTGAGTACGACTCGACGTTCGGGCACATCGGGCGGGAGGTCAGCCACGACGACAGCTCGATCACCGTCGACGGCCGGCGCATCGCCGTCTCCGCCGAACGTGATCCGGCCGTCCTGCACTGGTCCGACTACGGCGCGGGCATCGTCGTCGAGTCCACCGGCCGCTTCCGCGACCGCGACGCCGCCGCCCTGCACCTCAAGGGCGGCGCCCACACCGTGCTGCTCTCGGCCCCGGGCAAGAACGCGGATGCCACCATCGTGATGGGCGTCAACGACGACACCTACGACCCGCACAACGACCGGATCGTGTCCGCCGCCTCCTGCACCACCAACTGCGTCGCGCCCATGGTCAAGGTGCTCCACGAGGCCTTCGGCATCGACCGCGGCGTGATGACCACCATCCACGGCTACACCAACGACCAGTCCCTGCTGGACGGCCCGCACAAGGACCTGCGCCGGGCCCGGTCGGCGGCCCTCAGCATCATCCCGACCAGCACGGGAGCCGCCCGCGCCGTCGGGCTGGTGCTACCGGAGCTGGCCGGCGCCCTGGACGGCATCGCGGTGCGCGTCCCCGTCGAGGACGGCTCGCTCACCGACCTCGCGGTCGTGCTGCGGACGGCGGCGACGGCAGAGGAGATCAACACCGCCTTCGCCGAGGCTGCGGACGGCCCGTTGAACGGCATCCTCCGCGTCTCGAAGGCGCCGATCGTCTCCCGGGACGTCGTCGGCGATCCCGCCTCCTGCGTCTTCGACCCGGCCCTGACCCAGGCCAACGGCACCCTGGTGAAGGTCTTCGGCTGGTACGACAACGAGTGGGGGTACACCAACCGGCTCCTCGACCTCACCGCACTGGTAGCCGACGCCCGATGA
- a CDS encoding beta-phosphoglucomutase family hydrolase, with protein sequence MNSERSGTVRVPPALRGTRAVVLDTDGVITDSARLHAAAWKTAFDAFLSPRGERPFDPREDYLRHVDGKSRLDGAAAFLEARGLRPSDAEVRAVAADKERLFTDRLRDGGVDAYPGTVRLLRALRSAGIPLAAASASQHAGELLEQAGVRGLFDALVDGGEVARLGLPGKPDPALFLEATRRLGVPAEQAVVVEDALAGVEAGRRGGFGLVVGVDRARTPATRAALLKHGADLVVDDLAELLTGKED encoded by the coding sequence ATGAACTCGGAGCGGAGCGGCACGGTCCGCGTACCCCCCGCGCTGCGGGGGACGCGGGCCGTGGTCCTCGACACCGACGGCGTCATCACGGACTCCGCGCGACTGCACGCCGCCGCGTGGAAGACGGCCTTCGACGCTTTTCTGAGCCCACGCGGCGAGCGCCCCTTCGACCCGCGCGAGGACTATCTGCGCCACGTCGACGGCAAGTCGCGCCTCGACGGCGCCGCGGCCTTCCTCGAAGCCCGGGGACTGCGGCCCTCCGATGCCGAGGTCCGCGCCGTCGCCGCCGACAAGGAGCGGCTGTTCACCGATCGGCTGCGTGACGGGGGCGTCGACGCCTACCCGGGCACGGTCCGCCTGCTGCGTGCCCTGCGGTCCGCCGGGATCCCGCTGGCCGCCGCCTCCGCCTCCCAGCACGCGGGCGAACTCCTCGAACAGGCGGGAGTACGTGGCCTCTTCGACGCTTTGGTGGACGGAGGGGAGGTGGCCCGGCTCGGTCTGCCCGGCAAGCCCGACCCCGCTCTCTTCCTGGAGGCGACCCGCCGCCTCGGGGTCCCCGCGGAACAGGCCGTCGTCGTCGAGGACGCCCTCGCCGGAGTCGAGGCCGGCCGACGCGGCGGATTCGGACTCGTCGTGGGCGTCGACCGCGCCCGTACCCCGGCCACCCGGGCCGCCCTCCTGAAGCACGGCGCGGATCTGGTGGTCGACGACCTCGCGGAGCTGCTCACAGGGAAGGAGGACTGA
- a CDS encoding glycoside hydrolase family 65 protein yields the protein MPDWTWVYEGYEPAQERLREALCTLGNGYFATRGAAPECAADPVHYPGTYAAGCYNRLTSEVAGHRVENEDMVNLPNWLPLRLRTASGSWLTPDTHQVLDHRQTLDLRAGTLERTLRYEDEQGRCLAVRQVRLVHMVDPHLALLRTELTAQGWSGEIEVETALDGTVANTGVERYRSLASRHLTDVRTGTAVPDTIWLECRTSASDIRIGLAARTAADVPARTVDAHEDARAAQLQRISLADGRTVCVDKTVALHTSHDPASKDPTHAALDRVGRAPDFATLLDSHRTAWQQLWRNAELDVPNSAGPVLRLHLFHLLQTLSPHTAELDVGVPARGLHGEAYRGHVFWDELFVLPYLNLHLPEVSRALLTYRHRRLEQACRAAVDAGHTGAMYPWQSGSDGREETQQLHLNPRSGRWLPDHSRLQHHVGSAIAYNVWQYCEASGDTEFLHTKGIEMLVQIARFWAGLAAYDGTLGRYRIRGVVGPDEYHDAYPGAERPGLDDNAYTNVTAAWVIARTLDVLYDLPELPRRDLCERTGLDAAELENWQEVSRKLYVPFHAGVISQFEGYGALEELDWDGYRRRYGDIRRLDRILEAEGDSVNRYQASKQADVLMLGYLFSPAELGGLFRRLGHEVDETVWRRTVDHYLRRTSHGSTLSSVVHGWVLARARRAEAWTFVHEALAGDIADLQGGTTGEGIHLGAMAGTLDLVQRCLTGLEIRGGLLRLDPVPLPEFSEYGFAIRYRGHRGVQLRLRADELRIVVPASDRDPIHIALADRTVSVAPGESRSLSLPDR from the coding sequence ATGCCCGACTGGACCTGGGTGTACGAAGGCTACGAGCCCGCGCAGGAGCGGCTGCGCGAGGCGCTGTGCACCCTCGGCAACGGCTACTTCGCCACCCGGGGCGCGGCTCCCGAGTGCGCCGCGGACCCCGTCCACTACCCGGGCACCTACGCGGCGGGCTGCTACAACCGCCTCACCTCGGAGGTGGCCGGACACCGGGTCGAGAACGAGGACATGGTCAACCTCCCCAACTGGCTGCCACTCCGCCTGCGCACCGCCTCCGGGAGCTGGCTCACGCCCGACACCCACCAGGTCCTCGACCACCGCCAGACCCTGGACCTGCGCGCGGGCACGCTGGAACGCACGCTGCGCTACGAGGACGAACAGGGCCGGTGCCTCGCCGTACGGCAGGTGCGCCTCGTCCACATGGTCGACCCCCATCTGGCCCTGCTGCGCACGGAGTTGACGGCCCAGGGCTGGTCCGGGGAGATCGAGGTCGAGACGGCGCTCGACGGAACGGTCGCCAACACCGGAGTGGAGCGCTACCGCTCCCTCGCCTCCCGACACCTCACGGACGTCCGGACCGGCACCGCGGTGCCGGACACGATCTGGCTGGAGTGCCGGACCAGCGCCTCCGACATCAGGATCGGCCTGGCGGCCCGCACGGCCGCCGACGTACCTGCCCGGACCGTGGACGCACACGAGGACGCGCGAGCCGCTCAGCTGCAGCGGATCTCCCTGGCCGACGGCCGGACGGTATGTGTGGACAAGACGGTCGCCCTGCACACCTCCCACGACCCGGCCAGCAAGGATCCGACACACGCCGCGCTCGACCGGGTCGGCCGCGCTCCGGACTTCGCGACCCTGCTGGACTCCCACCGCACGGCCTGGCAACAGCTTTGGCGCAACGCCGAGTTGGACGTGCCCAACAGCGCGGGCCCGGTGCTGCGGCTGCACCTCTTCCACTTGCTCCAGACGCTTTCCCCGCACACCGCGGAGCTGGACGTCGGCGTCCCGGCGCGCGGACTGCACGGCGAGGCCTACCGCGGACACGTCTTCTGGGACGAGCTGTTCGTCCTGCCGTACCTCAACCTGCACCTCCCCGAGGTCTCCCGCGCCCTGCTCACCTACCGCCACCGCCGCCTCGAACAGGCCTGCCGGGCCGCGGTCGACGCCGGGCACACCGGAGCGATGTACCCGTGGCAGAGCGGCAGCGACGGCCGGGAGGAGACCCAGCAACTGCACCTCAACCCCCGCTCGGGGCGCTGGCTGCCGGATCACTCCCGGCTCCAGCACCACGTCGGCTCGGCGATCGCGTACAACGTGTGGCAGTACTGCGAGGCGAGCGGCGACACCGAGTTCCTGCACACCAAGGGCATCGAGATGCTCGTGCAGATCGCCCGCTTCTGGGCCGGCCTCGCGGCGTACGACGGGACGCTCGGACGGTACCGGATCCGTGGCGTCGTCGGCCCCGACGAGTACCACGACGCCTACCCCGGCGCCGAGCGGCCGGGACTCGACGACAACGCGTACACCAACGTCACCGCGGCCTGGGTGATCGCCCGCACCCTCGACGTCCTGTACGACCTGCCCGAACTGCCGCGCCGGGACCTCTGCGAGCGCACCGGCCTCGACGCGGCCGAACTCGAGAACTGGCAGGAGGTCTCCCGGAAGCTGTACGTGCCCTTCCACGCCGGGGTGATCAGCCAGTTCGAGGGCTACGGCGCACTGGAGGAGCTGGACTGGGACGGCTACCGGAGGCGCTACGGCGACATCCGGCGGCTCGACCGGATTCTGGAGGCCGAGGGCGACAGCGTCAACCGCTACCAGGCGTCCAAACAGGCGGACGTCCTGATGCTGGGCTACCTCTTCTCGCCCGCCGAGCTCGGCGGGCTGTTCCGCAGGCTGGGGCACGAGGTGGACGAGACCGTCTGGCGGCGCACCGTCGACCACTACCTGCGGCGCACGAGTCACGGCTCGACGCTGAGCAGCGTGGTGCACGGGTGGGTGCTGGCCCGGGCGCGGCGCGCGGAGGCGTGGACGTTCGTGCACGAGGCCCTGGCCGGGGACATCGCCGATCTGCAGGGCGGCACCACGGGGGAGGGCATCCACCTCGGCGCCATGGCCGGCACCCTCGATCTCGTCCAGCGCTGCCTGACCGGTCTGGAGATCAGGGGAGGCCTGCTGCGGCTGGATCCGGTGCCGCTCCCTGAGTTCTCCGAGTATGGCTTCGCGATCCGCTACCGCGGCCACCGTGGGGTACAACTGCGTCTGAGAGCCGATGAGTTGAGGATCGTCGTGCCCGCTTCCGACCGGGACCCGATCCACATCGCCCTCGCGGATCGCACGGTGTCCGTGGCGCCCGGGGAATCCCGCTCCCTCAGCCTGCCGGACCGGTGA
- a CDS encoding universal stress protein — protein MTEPIVVGVDASAPSRAAAEWAAGDARLRGLPLRIVHIDGAEPAGGAAAKLLSLGSRAACTVLGLRDEDRVPGPGVGSVGHEVAARSDLPVVLVPGGGHGHRGGEWRTGQVVLGVDARDPVSAVVDFAFDAARRRGARLHAVHAWRLPSRAEPWMPYALPEEDRGAWEDQEVQLLSDALRPWREKYPQVDVYEDVRLLSPSAALLQSSASAELLVVGRAGRTLGPTVRGVLEHTEYPVAVVPH, from the coding sequence ATGACCGAGCCGATCGTTGTCGGGGTCGATGCCTCCGCGCCCAGCAGGGCGGCGGCCGAGTGGGCGGCGGGGGACGCGCGGCTGCGCGGACTGCCGTTGCGGATCGTGCACATCGACGGGGCCGAACCGGCCGGAGGGGCCGCCGCGAAGCTGCTCTCGCTGGGCTCGCGGGCCGCGTGCACCGTTCTCGGGCTGCGCGACGAGGACCGTGTCCCTGGGCCGGGCGTGGGTTCCGTGGGCCATGAAGTGGCGGCCCGCTCGGATCTGCCGGTGGTGCTGGTGCCGGGCGGCGGCCATGGCCATAGGGGCGGCGAGTGGCGTACGGGCCAGGTGGTTCTGGGCGTGGATGCCCGCGACCCGGTGAGCGCCGTCGTGGACTTCGCGTTCGATGCCGCCCGGCGCCGCGGTGCCCGGCTGCACGCCGTGCACGCCTGGCGGCTGCCCTCCCGCGCCGAGCCGTGGATGCCGTACGCGCTGCCGGAGGAGGACCGGGGCGCATGGGAGGACCAGGAAGTACAGCTGCTGTCGGACGCGCTGCGGCCGTGGCGGGAGAAGTATCCGCAGGTGGACGTCTACGAGGACGTCCGCCTGCTGAGCCCGTCGGCCGCCCTGCTCCAGTCGTCGGCCTCGGCGGAACTCCTGGTGGTCGGCCGCGCGGGCCGGACGCTCGGCCCCACTGTGCGGGGCGTGCTGGAGCACACCGAGTACCCGGTGGCCGTGGTGCCGCACTGA